CTGTAAGCTCTTCTTAGGAAGGAACTCTCTCATCTGTGTTTGTAGGGTGCTTAGAATGATGTTGCTTTGGCTACTGTAACACAATTTCTCGTAACAGGATTGTGTGGGGATTGAGTAAAGGCTGAGATGCGAGTAGTAGTACGTATAAAATAGTAGCAAAACATTTGCTGTTAATTATAAGAAAAAATCCCAACAGAGCAGATAAAATCCAGCCACAGAATAGAGATGAAACATTAAACAATAATTAATTAActttatacaaaaataaaatcatttacCCTCTGTTTGCCTGATGTAAATAGTTATAATACAGTTTTTGCTGTCATGAAAATCTACTTTCATATAAATTATACGGAATGGGATGGGGAGAAAAGAGCTAGCACCATGACTTACAAAAGTGGTCTCTGGCTCATGCAGTAGTTTTACAACTTTGGAATTACGTCACACCTCGAAAAAACAATGTCTATATGACTTAACATTGGCTTAACTAAATGTAATTACCAGAAAAGTTCCCAGGGTCTCTTCTCACACACCCATATACAGCTGGCATTCTTACTTTATTATAAAGGCATTTAGATTACAAATGCTGAGGCAAGAAGTGCAGGTTTAGGGAATTTTTTACATTCTATTTCTCAGCCAAGCTCCCTTTGCTAGTTCTCATTTCACCATGTGCATGCTGGGTAGTTATGAGGTACGTGAACTTTAAGCTATGCTCATCAGAAACAGTAGTGAGTACATTACTCACTCTATTAAAGTACTCTAGCCGGCAGCCTGTCGAACCACAGTTCTTGCTGGTAGATGAGTGTTCAAAAAGTCAGGCCCTGTTCCCTCCCCACAGGCTGTCTGGCCTGGTGTTTTTGCTGCTCCTTTTTGCAGGCCTGGAGCCGCACAAACATCCTCCTCAGTGCCATGCTTTTAACCTTCAGGCGTTTTTGCAGTTTTTCATTTTCCTCTAGTGCCTggaaaagtttttgttttaagGAAGCACAGTCACTGACAGCATAGTTGTGATCTGAGGTCTGAACTGGGTGGTGTCTCTGCACTGGGGGCCTGGATTGCAGCAGCCAGCCCTCCACTTCTGTTGCCTTAGTTGTGCTAACCTGAAAAGAACATAGGGAGTGAAAGTGAGGGATGCAGAGCTTGGCTGGATGGGTATTATACAGGGAGACACTATGTAAGCTTCTTCCGAAACATGACTAATGCACCTCACCCTGAGCAGCCACTATTCCAATCCTGGGAGTCAAGCAGAAGCTTTCCTACTAGTCATGCTACtttgcctttctctctctctgagactAACGTGTCTCCATATTTCACAGCGGAGGTTTGCATTCTCCTCATTGTACAGTAAGAGGAAGTGATTTGCTCAACCCACAGCTAGTCAGTTGCAGACCCAACAATataatccaggtctcctgactccccagTTCCTGCTGAAACCACCAGACAATTTATTTTCAGGCAAATTGCATGGTAGTTTTTGAAATGGACCAATATCCCCAAAGCTCAGCACTGAACTCTTTTCACGTGAGACCTTCTGTGTTTGAAGTCAAATCCCCAGAAACTAGCAGTGGCTGGGGTTAAGCTTACCCAATCCCCCTGAATATACTTCATGAAAATTGAATTATTCTTGAAACACAGTCAAGTCACCAAAACTCAACAGGTGCTTGCTCTCCAGTTCTGTAAGAATCATTACGTTTTCAAGTCAAGAGTCACAGGGCCTCTACAGCCAGTTCTTTTCTATATGAAGTAATAAAACATTCACTCATTTCTGCTTCCCTATCTCTGTAGTGCTTTGAGCTCAGCTGTGTGTAATTGtcaaaaatgtttgattttgccTAAGATGTAAAGTAAAGAGACTCTTACCTCTTCTATTGGTTCCTCTGTTCTACTGGGTTGGGGCTCTTGATGTAGAACAGTTTCTTCATCTAATCTCCTTCCATCCTCTGTCCTTGTAAAGTCCTAAAGAGACCAGGAGAATTACCCAAACTCAAGCAGCTCTTATTTTCAACACCACTAGTATTACAGCTTAAAGTGATCTCTGTTCCAGGAGAGACGGTCAGTGTAAATGAGCCATACACTCCCTTTAGGCCTTCATTTTTATTTCAACATAAAGTACAAAGTTACTAACTGGAATTAAAATAGAAGTGATAAGCAATTGGGATTGAAATTTTAGCTTGCTTCAATGCCATCCAGTGAAAATACTCGCTTCACACAGTTTGGAATATTTAGACAAGTATCTACAAAAAGGGGGTACTTCAGTGAGAAGGGATCCAAATCCTAGACAATCATCATGTGCTGTACAGCAAAATGCAGCATTGTcctcaggtttaaaaaaaaaaaggatgcaaAAGGCTGGAAGGGACAAATGTACCTTAGGCAATTTGGAATCTTCAGCATCATGTAGAGGGCTCTTCTCCTTCCTGATTTGCTATAGTAAGGACAAGGCTCTCAGGTTAGTGTGACATTTCTGAGAATCCCAGTGTTACTTGCTGCCCAAGGAAACCACATGCAACATTCTTGGCTCTCCAAGGGAAAAAGACAGCAATAAAAAATGATCACGGTCCTTAAGACAATGTGGTATTGTAAACTTAAGCTTCACACAAGGTTTTAACAAAAACTTCCTCTGTTTAATGTTTGACTAAGCAAAATGGGAGTAAGACTGGGTGATGTATATACATGCGTAAACTCTTTGTTTATGGAAGGTCAGTTATAACTAACCCACAATCAATTCCAGGTGAACTAGCATCCCTCTCAGACCTGGTAGGATCTCTTCTCCCCCTTTACTTTTGAGAGGGGTAGGGCAGTTGGTAGAATAGCACTCGTCAGGTTTTTAGCTAGAACTGAGGGGGAGGGAACTTGTGGCTACTCTAGCCAAGAGTCATTATAGTTTTGTCTTATGTACTATTTGAATTGTTACAAGGAGAATAGAACATGCTTCCCTCATCTGTCAGTATTTTAAACGTGTATGGTTTGCATGAATAAATTTGGGGGAATTcactttgagcattggcctgctaaaaccagggatgtgagttcaatccttgagggggccacttagggatctggggcaaaatcagtacttggtcctgctagtgaaggcagggggctggactcaatgacctttcaggatcccttccagttctatgagataggtatatctccatatatgagGGAATTTGTGTGCAGAATGCCATTTTTCAAGAACCTCTTTCACAGGGTAGAAATCAGAATATTTGTTGCAGCATATTGACAAGTTGTAAGTGTAAGGAGAGCAGCTAAAGATTAATTGCTATTATTAACAGGAGCACCTAGTATTTTCCCAGCACTGACAGCAGCTAAAGTATATCAAACACACAATTAGATCCGACCACTCTCCTACTAGATATGGCATTTTtactgctgatttcagtgggagcaggcttAGGTTAACAGTGATCAGGAACTGACTTCATAAAAATCCATAGCAGGGAGTGGCTCCTTGACTAATGCAAGGGGCAGAGCATATGGGACACTGAGGAACAGCTCACATGGGATGTGAAATAAAGTGATGCCCTTTGTGAGGGGAGGACAGAGCAGTGTCCgttataataatatatggagctctacctatctcatagacccttgtccccattgtacagaagGAGAAGGGGGGAGCGCAGTATCCAATAAGCTCCCCACTGTCTCTCTCAGCCCaatgctcagcccctgctctacccactagttCCCACAACCAGGACTAAAACCCGACAGGATTGACctagagtctccaggaattaatctttaattaaagatcgtCATGTGACGAAATCTCCAGGGCTACAGCCAGCCAAACTTGGCAACCCTCGAGCTCGCCCTGTCCGGCTCACCCTGACGGTGCGGGGGAAGGCGAAGAGCGTGGGCACGGCGTTGGGCTTGAGGTTGGTGCGGTTGCCGAAGGCGCTGAAGCAGTCAGGCTGGAAGTGCTGCGAGCAGAGCACCGTGTGCGAGCTGGGCTGGAAATCGCCACGGCCAATGTTCCCCACCCAGCGCGCCAGCAGCTCGGGCCGGCTGAACGGGAACCTGCGGGAGACAGTGGGGTGAGGCTGGGCGCGGGGAGAGACCGGCCCAGGTAtctaggggaggggctgggccctgctacccggggggaggggaggcggggccgggccccGGTACCTGACGGAAGGGGGGGGGGCCGAGCCCCGGTACCTGAgtcgggggaggggccgggccccggtacctgaggggatggggggcggggggagaggccgGACTCCGGTACCTGAGGGGATGGAGGGCCGGGCCCCGGTACCTGTGGAAGGTGAGCTGCTGCCGGCAGCGGCTGCTATAGCGGTTACTGCACCGGAGCGCCGCGCACGATTTGGGCATCGCGCGTTGCCCCCAACAAAGATGGCTGCGCCCCCTCCTCGGACCCTAGTACGCGCCTTCCGGGACGGATTTCCCGCGCGGGGGCCAAGCGGTCTGTTTTACCCCTCCCGCACGGGGCAGAGCGAGCGAGACTCCGCCCGGCAATGACGGCCTTTCCCAGCATGCATCGCGTCTTTCACGCCTGCTCCCAGCGTCCCCTGACGGGTTGTgcgcagggcaggctgggagctgtagtccctgggccgcagggcaggctgggagccgtAGTTCGAGCAGTCGCTGCACCGCCTGGGCCGCGCCCGTGGGGAAGCATCGCGGGGAAACGATAGCGGGCGCCGGCTTCCCAGCCCGTGACCCCCAGGCAGCTCAGCGCCCCCCCGGGTCGAGCTGCCTCCGCCCCCTGCGGGGAGGGCGTCGCTTTGTGCGGGAGCTGGGCCGGTAAAAATTGCCCCATAGCTCGAGCGTCAACACTACA
This window of the Mauremys mutica isolate MM-2020 ecotype Southern chromosome 21, ASM2049712v1, whole genome shotgun sequence genome carries:
- the THAP3 gene encoding THAP domain-containing protein 3 isoform X4 yields the protein MPKSCAALRCSNRYSSRCRQQLTFHRFPFSRPELLARWVGNIGRGDFQPSSHTVLCSQHFQPDCFSAFGNRTNLKPNAVPTLFAFPRTVRDFTRTEDGRRLDEETVLHQEPQPSRTEEPIEEVSTTKATEVEGWLLQSRPPVQRHHPVQTSDHNYAVSDCASLKQKLFQALEENEKLQKRLKVKSMALRRMFVRLQACKKEQQKHQARQPVGREQGLTF
- the THAP3 gene encoding THAP domain-containing protein 3 isoform X2 is translated as MPKSCAALRCSNRYSSRCRQQLTFHRFPFSRPELLARWVGNIGRGDFQPSSHTVLCSQHFQPDCFSAFGNRTNLKPNAVPTLFAFPRTVRQIRKEKSPLHDAEDSKLPKDFTRTEDGRRLDEETVLHQEPQPSRTEEPIEEVSTTKATEVEGWLLQSRPPVQRHHPVQTSDHNYAVSDCASLKQKLFQALEENEKLQKRLKVKSMALRRMFVRLQACKKEQQKHQARQPVGREQGLTF
- the THAP3 gene encoding THAP domain-containing protein 3 isoform X3, which produces MPKSCAALRCSNRYSSRCRQQLTFHRYRGPALHPLRFPFSRPELLARWVGNIGRGDFQPSSHTVLCSQHFQPDCFSAFGNRTNLKPNAVPTLFAFPRTVRDFTRTEDGRRLDEETVLHQEPQPSRTEEPIEEVSTTKATEVEGWLLQSRPPVQRHHPVQTSDHNYAVSDCASLKQKLFQALEENEKLQKRLKVKSMALRRMFVRLQACKKEQQKHQARQPVGREQGLTF
- the THAP3 gene encoding THAP domain-containing protein 3 isoform X1 codes for the protein MPKSCAALRCSNRYSSRCRQQLTFHRYRGPALHPLRFPFSRPELLARWVGNIGRGDFQPSSHTVLCSQHFQPDCFSAFGNRTNLKPNAVPTLFAFPRTVRQIRKEKSPLHDAEDSKLPKDFTRTEDGRRLDEETVLHQEPQPSRTEEPIEEVSTTKATEVEGWLLQSRPPVQRHHPVQTSDHNYAVSDCASLKQKLFQALEENEKLQKRLKVKSMALRRMFVRLQACKKEQQKHQARQPVGREQGLTF
- the THAP3 gene encoding THAP domain-containing protein 3 isoform X6 — its product is MPKSCAALRCSNRYSSRCRQQLTFHRYRGPALHPLRFPFSRPELLARWVGNIGRGDFQPSSHTVLCSQHFQPDCFSAFGNRTNLKPNAVPTLFAFPRTVRQIRKEKSPLHDAEDSKLPKDFTRTEDGRRLDEETVLHQEPQPSRTEEPIEELSERLSQTTRETDCVGESAEVTTKGSQGRTFLQVDPCEVTS
- the THAP3 gene encoding THAP domain-containing protein 3 isoform X5; protein product: MPKSCAALRCSNRYSSRCRQQLTFHRYRGPALHPLRFPFSRPELLARWVGNIGRGDFQPSSHTVLCSQHFQPDCFSAFGNRTNLKPNAVPTLFAFPRTVRQIRKEKSPLHDAEDSKLPKDFTRTEDGRRLDEETVLHQEPQPSRTEEPIEELSERLSQTTRETDCVGESAEVTTKGSQAGARIMVAVVGREPRQYSCWDVRSPEAWTQR
- the THAP3 gene encoding THAP domain-containing protein 3 isoform X7, coding for MPKSCAALRCSNRYSSRCRQQLTFHRYRGPALHPLRFPFSRPELLARWVGNIGRGDFQPSSHTVLCSQHFQPDCFSAFGNRTNLKPNAVPTLFAFPRTVRQIRKEKSPLHDAEDSKLPKDFTRTEDGRRLDEETVLHQEPQPSRTEEPIEELSERLSQTTRETDCVGESAEVTTKGSQGQK